ccatattttgtgtgtgtatttttattgattttaaattttaatgaaaaataaatattttttgatcattgagtaaaaaaaatacacgaaaatttgtaaaatcataaagtacaacaatttaatgattgaaatttaaacattagcTAGTTATCATTcagttaattttagttttagagCCTTAGTTaagagataaaaataatttaaaaatttaatctatccaaattaatttatttggttttaaaaacacctgttgctatttaaaaaaaatcaaattgtattgtaatacaagaaatataaatttaaaaatttatttttttattccctATCTCCTACAGAAAACCTGATATTCATTTGAAGTCACctaactgaaatatttaatgtttcctAAGAAAACACACTATTTAGTCTTTAACATAGAACATACTAAgatgtaattattacaatataagcaTTATTGTATACAGTTGGCAGACAGATACCaccaactataatttaaaactcattaaatatgtattaaaaacgtCAAGCTCATATTTAACAAAcacaatcataaaaattagcaacataaactataaaaattacacaaagAAACTAAGTCATTGAGAGACTAGatgtaactaatatttaaaaacattcagTGTCCTATAGAGATAACTgttaataggtaattatttccAATTAATTGCTATCTAAAGTGCATACACAATTTAAGAATCAtgtgatattttgtattagaatgtttaagttttaaacaaaaatagttttttagatgtttacatatgtttttatacagagataaatgtttaatactaaaaaagtgttattgcatattaagacttcaaacaattaatattaataaatatattaaataaaaattttaaattcattgctAAATagaggtattatatatttttcccaTAACACCAGAAGGGACAAAGAATAAAGTAACTATTaacaaaagttttattatacctaagttatataattagcTACATCTTCAAATTCAAAGTTGGACCAGACGattatgtttcaaaaatatagatataatatgtaggaagtaggtatttattatatatttatttaaatgaaatatctaTACCTAATTCTTAATTGTTTACCTGCTTATGAATTAGCATTGATAGCAGTACCAACTAAAGGATTTGATTCttcatcattaaataaacattttccaTTGATCCTTGACCACAATATGTTCATTGTTTtcctgttaataaaaaaaaaacaattctatgAAACCTTTAGTCTAAAAATGTAgtaagaaataatatgaaatatgataaatactgGCTCGTCATTATATAATTGCAGCACACATAACTGCGCCAGACggtgaaaaaaattgatcacaataaaatgttccgttttttaaatattttttttcttcaactataaacatttataaaatatcgtcattatttcagtttaaaaaaaaaaatcacaaaaattggacaattttaacttaaacaaatcataaattaaattttaatggaaaCATTactctaattataaattacaaggttaaatttacctaattacctttgatttattaattaataatatttttttttatagtaaacgaAAATGtacaactatacatatattatatagtaaaagtgacaatattaattggtttattatatagtgattATCAACTGATAATATTAGCTATAGTCGATCATTATcagaaattcaaaacattaagCATGTTTCTGTTTTTTATCGACGACTAACATTAACGTAAACAAGAGAAAGGTAATtggtaaattactaaaatttgtaaacaattatttaatacaatttataatatatatatatatatattatagtggttatattttttttggatgTGCACTACTTCATTAAAAACCTACGAGCCGCCACTGAGaacaatacataaaacaataatttaattttatgtcaatagtgcgttttaaaaaaatattaagtaaatagttCGTTGGTGTAACGTACAGtttgtaaaaactattaaaatgtattccaaaataaaaaaaagggtGAGTAGGTGGGTATTACTCCGCTGTATAGTAGAGgtggagagtaggtcactataatgcaTTATACACCCATGAGTGTATAGTGTATTTGAATACAATGATAGGTATCTgaggtattattgtatagtataaaatatcactttCAAGACGTACCGTGACACGTCGTATAGCTGACACTGATAGTGTTATTCGTGAAACATTGCAAACTATAATGATGAATTGcgcatatttttcaatagcaTTATACGAAAGTACTGATGTTTCAGATGTTAgtcaacttttaatatttgttagagTTATTTCTCCACaatttgaaatgtatgaagAACTTTTAGAATTGTGTTCCTTGCATGAATCAACCAAAggaattgatatttttaatgctgTAAAAAATGCAATTGAACCATTTGGaggtttcaaaaaaatgtcatcGGTTGTGACTGATGGTGCAAAATCTATGGTTGgcaaaaatattggttttgttGGATTATTGCGCAAATCTGATATTAATGTTCCTGCAATACATTGCATTATTCATCAAGAAGCGTTGTGtggtaaaataatgaaacttgATAACATTATGaatacagtatttaaaattactaatataattagagGAGGCAACCGTAGTTTGAACCaccgtaattttattaaatatttagaagaaCTTGATTGTGAATATggtgatttattattgcacaCAGATGTACGCTGGTTAAGTCGAGGAAAGTGTCTCGAACGTTTTTTTGATTTgagaaaagaaatattaaattttcttaaaacaaatattacaactgataccacttattttgaaaatcaattagttGATAAACAATTTCTATGTTCATTAGCATTTTTAACGGATATTtctcaacatttaaataaactaaatttacaaCTACAAGGtagaaaacaaacaatatcTCAAATAATAGGCTTTTTAGATggattcagaaaaaaattggaactgtttaaaaatgtatttgttgaaaataaattaataaattttccgTGTTGTGAAGTTATAAAACAAGAATttgataatgaatttaattttgaacattGCATTACCCACATTGATGAATTAATTGTAGAGTTCAAAAGACGATTTGAAGAAATTGAATTTATGCGtcctcaaataaatttatttaataatcctATGGCAGTTGAAATTGAAAAGCATGATCCTTCACTTCAATTAGAATTATGTGAGTTACAAACAGATCCATTTTTATCTGCAAAAGAGATTGATGTGTCATTTTGGAAAACATTACCAGTTGAAAAATATCCAATTCTAAGAGATTTCgcattaaaaatgtcatctaTGTTTGGAACCACATACATATGCGAATGTACATTTTCGAACTTGAAACATATTAAATCGAAGGAAAGAAATCGTTTAACAGATGAAACCTTGGGACATTTACTAAGAGTTTCAACTACAGAAATAGAAGTGGATTTTACTAAATTGTCTATTGAAAAACCTCATCCTCAAGtatcacattaaataataattgtaaatataaataaataaagataaaaaataaaattttaattttttttttgctttctcCTATGCACTGCGGCCCGCtagattttaaagtatttaaaagtgGCCCGCTAGTTACTTTGAGTTGCCCATCCCtgttgtatacgaaaaacgattctgaactgAGATAATTCGTCAGTCGgggataattagtaggatatattatattattatagctatatttaaattgtaatatatcatcgttattttacgcgatttcaaaaaaaaataaattacataaactcataaaattgtttctaCATTGacgttagaatttttttaccaaaaattatatgaatcttCACTTCAAAATTGgttgcaaattttcgcgacagacatattatttcgtaaacatttaatctttaaaaacttaaaacaaaaattgcgactaacgatttttgatttttttttttttacttcaataagtattacttataataaaccttctattaagttttaaagattttttggaatgCCAAATCTTTTTAAcggcatttcaaaaaaaaacttagaaaaatcaaaaattcaattgtctataaatagcttataaaaagctcaaaatattttgaacgtaaatagataatactaatataaacatttggtgaaaatttcaagtatttacaacaattcgtttttgagttacagcaaaataaaaaaatcggtcTTATCGAAAACTGATTACCTATGCGTAATAATTCCCGTTtcttcgttattttttttaaggtttttccTGACGCTTTAGAAAACTActagaaattttttactttagacCCCCCCCAAGTACCAACtacatgaattttttttttctaaaaggagctgaagtaaaaaatttaagttaaaaaaatgtaaagcatgtatgtgtatataaaaatattaaacaaaatcaaaatcaaaaattataggtacatttttttagcgcaattttttttatgtactccatacaaatatttttgctgAGTACATgagtacgtataataaatatataattacggtACAGAAATTATGTTCgatatttcagtattttcgatattatcaatatgtattatattttagtcttcagttttatacattttaaatttaaaaatacgatataCCGGTAATACAGTATGGCAAAGTGTTCGATAGTAATACGACCTACATGttacggtaaaaataaaaaaaaataataacaatcaacatgcataatttattcaataattcaatatactaaaaagacataacaaaattaataattgttgtttttgaaataaaaaatcgtaaaattcgTTTACTTATACTACTTATACTACCTAGCTCGGTATTATCGTTAGCAATTTGGGAATTTACCTGTTCGTAAAACCTTTTTCGACGAGAGCCGTTTTTGAATAAGCAAACAATGGATGGGAGCCGTTTAGGATGCGCCGATCGAATATACAAGTGCAAGGGTGACCGGGCATAACCCGTTTAGGcgcagtttaaaaaattacctgAAAATTGTCAACACCTATGGagcataatattgaatattataactagtaATCGAAAGTTTTGTGtaatcttatttaatattaagtactcAATCTTTTCATGTTTGATTTATAGTCCATATCTTAATTATTGGAAAATActaagaacataatatacaatttaatattaataataaataataaactagtaatatacaaaattaaataaggacatttaaaaaaaataatctttaaatattttttgactatTGAGTCAACCTCCTTGTGGTGTCATCTGGATTCTGGATATAAAGCTATTAGGCTCTGGTTTAGTATACTACACTAATATATGCAAAAAATATGTTCCCAAACGTGCCATTATGAAGGGAAATATTACGCTCAAACGTTGTATAGATTTATGCCCTAAACTGTTCTGTTTTGGGTAAATGCGCCCAAACGTATTTCATCCGGGTTACCCCAGAAATATAAACCATTAGGTGGGCGtcaaagtaaaatgtattgcaCTACCGTTAAAATAacgtaaattatgtttaattgaatttatggcgtataatatgatacagtattttattataatttcaacttttcaaaattgtaattggAAATACAAGTCCTATCAACTGGAATCCTTTGATTCTAACTTTCAGACAGTCAGGCAAAGTAGGCAATTGCCTAGGGCGGCAATTTTAgcccaatattttattgagaatactaggtttttttttattttctagtgTATAGGGTGATTACTCTGAATAAtggcaaataaaaatgtttaatatttaaatataacatattattcttgtcaatataattaacatttcttctttattttataatatacgtaacaaTAAAAGTCCAAGTAAATTACCGAACGACTGCCAGAAagtatatctattatctaaataCTAACCATAGAcaacatatttcgttattttgttttttttttacgaatttgtaaaaaatattaataatcggtCGTGGGTTGTTCGATCGCACGGTGTACACACTACACGcacaatacatacatataatatgatatattttatacgaataaGGTTGACGATCGGTTCGTATTGGAACgataatctaatttattttaaaccatgtcactgtgaatatttttatataatatattcgtacgTACTAAAAGCAAGAcgcaaacaaattaaatagtttatttttttacattattttttctcattatttgtatgttgtataagaaaaagtatgaatttttaaattagattatttgctattgttttttttaataatataatttaaatttgattgaacACGTAAGTTTGTTGAAGGaacttaattatatctatataataattatatttaattggtacagcaaatttattcaaaaacatggtgatatattatattttaataaaactattgtatTGGTACTATTAACTTGattagaacaatttattaacataaccaatagttattatttagtatcagtatttatgatttattttttagtagatatgttaaataagtactgaaaaatatgttttctcgttaataagtttaatggagtggcaaaataaaatttgcctAGGGGTGGCAATTGTGTAAATCCGTCTCTATATGTaccttatacataaaatatgtatagatattaatcaagtaaatacaatttttaagttttatttacggTTTATAAATTCTGTTGAATGTACAActgatattaatatgtacctatgtatgaTTTTGAaacttcatttaaaaaaaatatgttacaaataattgttgatgaatattaaattaatagcattacattaaattcaacatatgttatatcatattgttattggAAATGTGTATCACtcgatttatttctataacatTACAACGCTAATGTCATTACCTCATTGGTATAGGAATATAAAAAGGTACAAATGCACATATCTTTTatcatattagtaataataaaaattattatgagtttTGTGTTACACAGATTCACCAGTAGCATCACAAACATActattttttggaatttaggttatagtttttaagtgtGTGTTGGTCACTTAATAGTttctttaatgaataaaaatattgacagtTAGTTGActgagtaatattataaaatatatatttactagcTGTTCCCGTGCACTTCGTTGCCCGTATAAAATGCACTCACGTTATGGTTGGTTgactataatactaattactaacaATGCTAACATTTAGCGAAaggataaaaactatttttggttTCCTGATTTAGTGTATAGATGATATTGCTGACATCAATTTTACACAACTGTCCGCCTAGAGTTGCACTTTTTCAATCGATTAACCGTTTATGTatcatttgttaaatttaatattttattcgaataatcgaataaataatttcacagcactaaacataataaagagGTAATATATTGTGGTCATTAACCGGGATATAAACTATCCTATCTTATGACggagataaaattaaacacattgatcataatttcatcaaaatcggTTGAATAGTTTCGGAATGCATCGAGaacatgtatatgtatatgcatagGCGTAGATTTGCCTTGTTAGAAGGGgggcttaaattataaacatagaacAGGCCCTCGGGGGTTTCGCCCGCCGCATcgctacatttaaattttacaattttattaaagatgTCATAaagatgtaggtatataaaaacttcaaaattatttacttaacggTGAAATGTATAACACATAACTTTTTATCGTtgtcgttataaaatattaacgtattGGGGTggccaaattatttaatctgtacttttataccacaaaattaataaagatagctaaaatctaataaacacgttataaacaaattacgaaatatgaaataataataataaaaatatttttttttgcaaaaaaaataaaaaatttggtttttgtaaataagaccGCGAGCCACATACGTCGACGAAGAGAGCCGCAATTTGGCCACCCCTAGTATAActcaatcattttaattttattataaatttacaatacaaaatacataggtacatgaAGCTTAAATGTTcacataacacatttttatttacacatatacttatattctGATTAGGAATtacgttttacattttttctaataaataaccttatatttcttgaaaaacattaaaagatGTAGGGGGCTAAGCCCCCTTAAGTCCCCACAATTTACGCCTATGTGtatatgtactcgtatatttataggtatacaatttatacaattaacacgttaataatacacgtttattttaattagtagatAACTTAgaggttttttaatttagacaaATGCTTTTGTGATAGAAACCTTTTCCGTGATATACTCTTtcgtcttaaaaaaaaaaaatcaaaattaattgataagtaCTTCCAGAGTTTACCCTATTCAAAGATTTTCATTTCACATTTATATAGttcaattcataatataattaatacattattagttGGAttgagtaattttaatttataattattttcaataatagttcaaccatattatacacttatagatttatttatattttatattagatacataattttatagatgagattatttaaaatttttataattgtttttattgtatattagaatgtaaaataatattcaaaatatacattatttacattatttttgagaaatattaactatttttgacAGTTGAATAATCCTATAACtttctttttcaaaatgaTTGCAATGCAAAAATATGAGGCCTTAATCGAGATAAAAATTATCCTaccttttaattaaaaccaaattacACACAGtgtaaaaaatttcattaagATCGGTCCAGTAGTTTCGGAGTTCATCTcggataaatattatgacacttgatttctattttatataaaaatatattatggagaTAGATTGTCGAGTTTTACTTCTCGGAACAATTTATATCTACACGCAGCTGGCGATAAAATACACGTCAAGAAAAAACGTCAGGTTGCAGGTAGCTAGAGAAACCTACTATCGCAGTCGGTCATGGGAATACTCGAAATACACCAggcaattatacataattatgtaaatttattaaaaagttaatgaatatattaaaaaatttgagacAAAAACTATCCTATCTTTTAAGTTGGACCAAAATACAcacaatgtaaaaaatttcatcaaaatcggTCCAATAGTTTCTGAGTTCATTCCGGACAAACACTGTGACacgaaatttttattcataagatatatatttttggttacATTGTTAGTATTTgttacacaataatttttgtaaaagccCATTCCGAAGTTTCTATCATATGTCTACTAACAAATACAACTTATATACAAGATTTTCGatactttgaaaatttttaatttttaaaaaccatttgacCTTTTAAAacgatgttttaaaaatccttatttacattttttcaaaaaatcaaaaatagctCGTTACAAGGatcaatttatatcaatacgATTTTCGTACGATCTCTCACGGTTTATTCGGAAAACAGCTCATAAGCCCGTAAGcgaaatatctttaaatttataattataccacAGAATAACCAGAAGGGACACTTTTTGAGTTTAACACGGATTCTTATGGAGTATAGATTCGCTACACCTGTTGGAATATCTGTGTGGCCTGTGGAGATATTtcccattattttatttttctagcaagactatataatattcaccaAATATTCGAAAGAACGCAATAACGTTTGTTAttgttaacaaaaatgtatgctGCCGAACTGTTCAAGGCCCTACAACATTGGCAAATCAGTGTAAccagacaaaaataattttacatttttgttattttatggaTACACTGATGTTCCAACAAATTGAACAGTATTTTTGAGTTCTCAGCCAGTGTCCCTTCTGGTTATTCTgagataatacaataatatttggattttaaaatacataaatttgaattgtacaataattatacaatgagataatacatacctaaatttgtgaataaaattgggaaattttaaatttcattgttGGTACATTTGCGTTATGGTTCGGCTCCAATTTATGCGTTTCTTCCATGAGAATTTCTGGCTGAAAAGCGTGACTGTCATCTTAAGAAGCCGAACGACATACCGAACAGCCCGAGGCCGCCCAGCTACtagtataatcataaataattttattcccgCTCAATTCAACACATTTACAAGAGTCaagtacattatttacaattgaaCAAaacctaaaacaaaatattgtggaAAGTGGATGTAGATTGGTGAGTAACAGTAGTTATTagttaacacaaaatataattgttatttgttatacgtttatattcataaaatcataGGAACGTATCGATCGTTTTTGAACTTGGCGAACCAAGCACTTCGGAGTGTTCAAGATTAAGTTCAGTCAAACTTATCCTtagattttatgaaaattgaagAACAATACAACATCTGACAATAAACAAAGTaaagttgaaatatttgaatattcacaaaagataaaaattatttttaagtaaaatggtATCTTGGAGAATTTTTTTCGGTGACCTTGTAGCATCTTTTGACCATCTTTGTCAGTTGTTACTgtacaatttgaatttattattaataaattaataaataaacaatagttaatagtaaaaattctaaaaagttGTTGGTGTACTGTAACTTTAATCGATTAAGCTTCTGTTTGTCTACCAACAGAGATTCTCTTGTATTTATGATAGTTGGTTGATAGTATGATACGATTGTTATTCTtcataatgtatgtaaaaagtaaatcatatttttttattaatttcttacaGATGGttactgatttatttatttgataacttttattatagtaggtactaggtaaactaataattttaatattatataattgcacaatgctttaaaatgtttatgtaatatttattttattttaattttttagaatggCAAGAACAAAGAAAATTTGCAagaatgttgaaaaaaaatttaaatttgatattaaaaaaattctgaaagAGAGGCGCACTGAAGCAAAGCTTTTAAAACAAAGTGCTGAACTTGATAAAGAAATGACAGTTATTGATGCCTTGTATCAAGAAAGTGTAAAACAGATTTTTGGTTTTGAAGATAGCGATGAAGTTCCTCTTGAATTAATGAATTCAGATCATGTTGACCactctaattataatatacccttTAAAGAAAATGCAGATACTGATTCATTGTGTTTACAACGCTTACAAATTATGTCAATTGAGGGAAATGAACTTAAAGCCAACATTCATTTTAACCGTTTAATGAAAGCAAACTGGTCACCTGAATTTGGtgtatgttttgaaaataataaattctattcatattatctatttaataaataaatatgataaactttttgtctaaaaataaccactattaaaacataaataaattacatttttcaggatgttcaaaa
This genomic stretch from Rhopalosiphum maidis isolate BTI-1 chromosome 3, ASM367621v3, whole genome shotgun sequence harbors:
- the LOC113557549 gene encoding general transcription factor II-I repeat domain-containing protein 2-like, with amino-acid sequence MNCAYFSIALYESTDVSDVSQLLIFVRVISPQFEMYEELLELCSLHESTKGIDIFNAVKNAIEPFGGFKKMSSVVTDGAKSMVGKNIGFVGLLRKSDINVPAIHCIIHQEALCGKIMKLDNIMNTVFKITNIIRGGNRSLNHRNFIKYLEELDCEYVIKQEFDNEFNFEHCITHIDELIVEFKRRFEEIEFMRPQINLFNNPMAVEIEKHDPSLQLELCELQTDPFLSAKEIDVSFWKTLPVEKYPILRDFALKMSSMFGTTYICECTFSNLKHIKSKERNRLTDETLGHLLRVSTTEIEVDFTKLSIEKPHPQVSH